In one window of Tripterygium wilfordii isolate XIE 37 chromosome 1, ASM1340144v1, whole genome shotgun sequence DNA:
- the LOC120000477 gene encoding enoyl-CoA delta isomerase 2, peroxisomal-like, giving the protein MIFQGVSFCFSTRNRHPPSTMCTLEKRGNLFVLTLNGSNYQHRFNSTLISSFRSALSQVKSQATLGSALVTISEGKFFSNGLDLSWVQAAGSPQGAVQRIRHLVDSFKSLVADLMSLPMPTVAAISGHAAAAGFLLALSHDYVVMIRDKAVIYMSEIDIGATIPDYFGAMIRGKIGSAPAQRNILLSGAKIKGEEAARLGIVDSAHDSVESTVEAAMRMGEKLGSRKWDGVVYAEIRKGLYPELIVVLGLETKAIATPKL; this is encoded by the coding sequence ATGATCTTTCAAGGAGTCTCCTTCTGTTTTTCAACGCGTAACCGACACCCACCTAGCACCATGTGCACATTAGAGAAGCGTGGCAACCTCTTCGTCTTGACCTTAAACGGCTCCAACTACCAGCACCGATTCAACTCTACTCTCATCTCTTCGTTCCGGTCGGCTCTCTCACAAGTCAAATCACAAGCCACTCTCGGCTCGGCTCTCGTTACCATATCTGAAGGCAAGTTCTTCTCGAATGGATTGGACCTCAGCTGGGTTCAAGCAGCCGGATCCCCACAGGGAGCTGTACAACGCATCCGCCACTTGGTGGATTCCTTCAAGTCGCTTGTGGCTGATTTGATGTCGCTTCCCATGCCCACCGTTGCCGCCATCTCCGGCCACGCTGCCGCTGCTGGATTCCTTCTTGCTCTGAGCCACGATTATGTGGTCATGATACGAGATAAAGCGGTGATCTACATGTCTGAAATAGACATAGGAGCGACTATCCCCGATTACTTCGGGGCGATGATAAGGGGGAAGATCGGATCGGCGCCGGCTCAGCGCAACATTCTGCTGAGCGGGGCGAAAATCAAGGGAGAGGAGGCGGCGAGGCTGGGGATAGTGGATTCGGCCCACGATAGCGTGGAGAGCACAGTGGAGGCTGCGATGAGAATGGGGGAGAAGTTGGGATCGAGGAAGTGGGACGGTGTAGTGTATGCGGAGATAAGGAAGGGTTTGTACCCTGAATTGATCGTCGTCCTGGGGTTGGAGACCAAAGCTATCGCCACTCCTAAGCTTTAA
- the LOC119999367 gene encoding AT-hook motif nuclear-localized protein 20-like, whose product MDHPAADSPNLNNKDNNLEISINHHNSKRIGAVDDEDRDNSDEPREGAVEIGSRRPRGRPAGSKNKPKPPIFVTRDSPNAFRSHVIEIAGGVDVAESVAQFARRRQRGVCVLSGNGTVANVTLRQPAAPTSVVALHGRLEILSLTGTFLPGPAPPGATGLTVYLAGGPGQVVGGSVVGALVAAGPVMIIAATFANATYERLPLEDDEDGGDQMKSGGSNNSPPLGSGVGQSSGLAPDPPSSSLPMFNLPPNLMPNGGQLAHDPFGWASHARPPY is encoded by the coding sequence ATGGATCACCCGGCAGCAGATTCACCTAATCTGAACAACAAAGACAACAACCTCGAAATCTCAATCAACCACCACAACAGCAAAAGAATCGGCGCCGTCGACGACGAAGATCGAGACAACAGCGACGAGCCTAGGGAGGGCGCGGTGGAAATTGGCTCTCGTAGGCCCAGAGGCCGTCCTGCAGGATCCAAAAACAAGCCCAAACCGCCCATCTTCGTCACCCGTGACAGCCCAAACGCCTTCCGCAGCCATGTCATCGAGATAGCCGGAGGAGTTGACGTGGCGGAGAGCGTTGCGCAATTCGCTAGAAGGCGTCAGAGAGGCGTTTGCGTGCTTAGCGGAAATGGAACCGTGGCGAATGTCACGCTAAGACAGCCCGCAGCACCAACTTCTGTTGTGGCCCTACACGGTAGGCTCGAAATTCTCTCCCTAACCGGAACATTTCTACCCGGACCTGCCCCGCCTGGCGCGACCGGACTAACTGTGTACTTAGCTGGCGGGCCAGGGCAAGTGGTCGGAGGAAGTGTTGTAGGGGCATTAGTGGCCGCTGGACCTGTAATGATCATAGCGGCGACATTTGCAAATGCGACGTACGAGAGATTGCCTCTtgaggatgatgaagatggaGGTGATCAGATGAAGAGTGGTGGGAGTAACAATTCACCGCCGCTCGGAAGTGGGGTTGGACAATCGAGTGGGTTGGCGCCGGATCCGCCTTCGTCGTCGCTGCCAATGTTTAATCTGCCACCGAATTTGATGCCTAATGGTGGACAGTTAGCGCATGATCCGTTTGGTTGGGCATCTCATGCGAGGCCGCCTTACTAA
- the LOC120000172 gene encoding uncharacterized protein At4g14450, chloroplastic-like → MADSQRNISRTQTSRLQRRRPASLQVNRTPEWNVAIPLLSPLATSPTAVDLMADLTRQKEQQKPRTEPEKPVVIKKWQHPAAPFFYEPAQLRQAFVPV, encoded by the coding sequence ATGGCAGATTCACAGAGAAACATCTCCAGGACTCAGACGAGCCGGTTACAGCGGCGGAGGCCGGCGTCGCTGCAGGTAAACCGGACGCCAGAGTGGAACGTGGCGATTCCGCTTCTCTCGCCGCTTGCTACTTCACCAACAGCGGTGGACCTGATGGCAGATCTAACGCGGCAGAAGGAGCAGCAGAAGCCGCGCACGGAGCCGGAGAAACCGGTGGTGATCAAGAAGTGGCAGCACCCGGCGGCACCGTTCTTCTACGAGCCGGCTCAGTTAAGACAGGCCTTTGTGCCTGTATAG
- the LOC119982611 gene encoding uncharacterized protein LOC119982611, which yields MGFFSFLGRVLFASIFILSAWQMYNEFGDDGGPAAKELIPKVALVEKHLSSTLGIKLPTIDARHLAAASVFQKGIGGILFVFGSSLGAYLLLLHLALFTPLLYDFYNYSREQPEYFALLNDFLLNFALFGALLYFLGMKNLIPRRQLKKKAPKAKAA from the exons ATGGGTTTCTTCTCCTTCCTCGGCAGAGTCCTCTTCGCCTCCATATTTATCCTCTCTGCTTGGCAGAT GTACAATGAATTTGGCGATGATGGTGGCCCTGCTGCAAAGGAGTTGATTCCCAAAGTCGCTCTTGTTGAGAAACATCTATCCTCTACCTTGGGAATAAAGCTGCCAACTATTGAT GCTAGACATTTGGCTGCAGCTAGTGTTTTTCAGAAAGGAATTGGAGGCATCTTATTTGTGTTTGGCAGCTCTCTGGGCGCTTATCTCCTG CTTCTTCACCTGGCACTTTTTACCCCTCTTCTTTACGACTTCTACAACTACAGTAGAGAACAGCCAGAATACTTTGCACTCTTAAACGACTTCTTGCTG AACTTTGCCCTTTTTGGTGCATTGCTCTACTTCCTAGGCATGAAGAATCTGATTCCAAGGAGGCAACTCAAGAAGAAGGCGCCCAAGGCAAAAGCAGCTTAG